From one Candidatus Limnocylindrales bacterium genomic stretch:
- a CDS encoding tetratricopeptide repeat protein: MRWSAAVLVLSVGVLAATSAAAQSDELVELNEQAKALHAKGQYDKAASVARKAVALAESELGEDHPDTATAASNLATIYLSQGNHSKAESLYKRAARIHEEAFGPESPQSASSLSHLASVYKADGRYDKAESLYKRSLKIHEAVYGADSAKVSTSLANLASMYKARGDLAQARTMYEQSLSVARKAATGPADPLVATALNNLAELHRAEGDLAKAEPLYEKALDIRKNKLDQTDAEAAGTLSNLAALHAARGEWLQAGPLYRRVLTAREQALGPDHPQVAASLVDLGRAFVAVGQPAQAEPLLARALAIREKTLGPDKPETAQAMADLADVYRAQGQFDRAEPLYARSLRARENAAGVETLDVAASSHGLAEVYRARNQYDQAEPLFRRALEIREKLLGRDHPDVIATVQSLAELYQTHGHTVAALPMYERVLAAKEKSLGPRHADLVPVMESLAVLYRVEGRNKDARSLEARVSAIRAARS, translated from the coding sequence ATGAGATGGAGCGCGGCAGTTCTCGTCCTGAGTGTCGGCGTGCTCGCGGCCACGAGCGCCGCCGCGCAATCCGACGAGCTCGTCGAGCTGAACGAGCAGGCGAAGGCCCTGCACGCCAAGGGCCAGTACGACAAGGCCGCCAGCGTCGCCAGAAAGGCCGTGGCCCTGGCCGAAAGCGAGCTGGGCGAGGACCATCCGGACACGGCCACGGCGGCCAGCAATCTCGCGACCATCTACCTGTCGCAGGGCAACCACTCCAAGGCGGAATCGCTCTACAAGCGCGCCGCCAGGATCCACGAAGAGGCTTTCGGACCGGAGAGCCCGCAAAGCGCCTCCAGCCTCAGCCACCTCGCATCGGTCTACAAGGCCGATGGCCGCTACGACAAGGCCGAGTCGCTCTACAAGCGCTCGCTGAAGATCCACGAGGCCGTCTACGGCGCCGACAGCGCCAAGGTTTCCACGAGCCTCGCCAATCTGGCCTCGATGTACAAGGCGCGCGGCGATCTGGCGCAGGCCCGGACGATGTATGAGCAGTCGCTGTCGGTCGCCAGGAAGGCGGCCACGGGGCCGGCCGATCCGCTCGTGGCCACGGCGCTGAACAACCTGGCCGAGCTGCACCGTGCCGAAGGAGACCTCGCCAAGGCGGAACCGCTCTACGAGAAGGCGCTCGACATCCGCAAGAACAAGCTCGACCAGACCGATGCCGAGGCGGCAGGGACGCTGAGCAACCTGGCGGCGCTCCACGCCGCCCGAGGCGAGTGGCTGCAGGCCGGGCCTCTGTACCGGCGCGTACTGACGGCGCGCGAGCAGGCGCTGGGGCCGGATCATCCGCAAGTGGCTGCCAGCCTCGTCGATCTTGGCCGCGCATTCGTCGCGGTGGGCCAGCCGGCGCAGGCCGAGCCGCTGCTGGCGCGCGCGCTGGCCATTCGCGAGAAGACCCTCGGGCCCGACAAGCCGGAGACGGCGCAGGCCATGGCCGACCTTGCCGACGTCTACCGCGCGCAAGGGCAGTTCGATCGCGCCGAGCCCCTGTATGCGCGGTCGCTCCGCGCTCGCGAGAACGCGGCGGGAGTCGAGACCCTCGACGTCGCCGCCAGCTCGCACGGCCTGGCCGAGGTCTATCGAGCCCGCAATCAGTACGACCAGGCCGAGCCGCTGTTCCGCCGCGCGCTCGAGATCCGCGAGAAGCTCCTCGGCCGGGACCACCCCGACGTCATTGCCACCGTGCAAAGCCTGGCGGAGCTCTATCAGACGCATGGGCACACCGTTGCCGCTCTTCCAATGTATGAGCGCGTGCTGGCGGCCAAGGAGAAGTCGCTAGGACCACGGCATGCCGATCTGGTGCCGGTGATGGAGAGCCTGGCGGTGCTCTATCGCGTCGAAGGTCGCAACAAGGATGCACGCTCGCTGGAAGCACGCGTCAGCGCGATCCGCGCTGCGCGATCCTGA